GCCGCCAGTAGCGCCGTCCTTGGCGCACACCGCTGCGGAATACGCGGCACTATTACGAATACCGCATTTTTCCTTCCCGTATATGACGAGCGACTGCAAGGCGCCGGAATATCTGGTGTGTTGAAATAGAAAAAGGGGGTCAGGGAAATGACTTTTCTGTTACACCAAGAATTCTCCCAACCTTCTCCCCGATATCCTCAGCCCCGACAATATCCGAAATAATAGCCGCACACTGAGCGCCTGTTCCCATGACCGACCGTACGTTCGCTTCCTTTATCCCGCCGATGGCTACCATGGGGCGTTTCGCTTTTTTAACACATTCGCGAAGACCCTCCAGCCCGAGCGGAGGTGCGGCGTCATCCTTGGTGGCGGTGGCGAACACCGGACCGACACCGAAATAATCGGCGGCATCCGCAGCGGAATCGGCAAGCTGGTGAACGTTCTCGATGGAAAGCCCCACGATCATTTTCGTACCGACGGCGCGGCGTACCGCATCGGCGGGAAGGTCATGCTGGCCGACATGGACGCCGTCGGCGGACACCGCGAGCGCAAGACCGATATCGTCATTGACGATGAAAAGCGCATGATGCATCTTCGCAAGCGCGCGTATCTCGCGGCATTCGGCGTAGCGTTCCCTGGGTGATAATGTCTTTTCACGGTACTGCAGGATGCGCACGCCCGCATCCATGAGCGCTGAGGCGACGAGAAGGTTCGACCGCCCGAGAGAAAGCGTGCGATCGGTTATGCAGTAGAGCGGCGAGGGGAATTCGAATCGCTTCATGATATCGTTCCTAGGGAACGCTTTCGCCGCGCGCGAGCGCAAGCAGGTGATACCATTCCTCGCGGGAGAGAACGACGGCGTCCGCGAGCGCGCTCCCTTTAATATGCGATATGTTCACCGTACCGATGATCGGGATGACAACGGCCGGATGGCGCATCACCCAGGCGAGCAGTATCGCCTCGGGGGAGGTGTTCTTCTGCGATGCGAGTATTCTGATGTACTCGGAAAGCTCCTTGATGTGTGCAGGAGCATCTGCTGCCGGCATGAGCGGTACACCGCGTGCAACGGGGCTCCACGCCTGCACCGAGATATTGTTGAGCCGACAGTAGTCGAGAATGCCGGTGGCAAGCCCCGCCGGTTTTAATGCGATGTTGACGAGCACGCCCTCGGATACGAGATAATGATGCATGACGCTTAACTGCATCTGATTGGCCACTATCGGGCGTTTGACGTA
Above is a genomic segment from Spirochaetota bacterium containing:
- the thiE gene encoding thiamine phosphate synthase, whose product is MKRFEFPSPLYCITDRTLSLGRSNLLVASALMDAGVRILQYREKTLSPRERYAECREIRALAKMHHALFIVNDDIGLALAVSADGVHVGQHDLPADAVRRAVGTKMIVGLSIENVHQLADSAADAADYFGVGPVFATATKDDAAPPLGLEGLRECVKKAKRPMVAIGGIKEANVRSVMGTGAQCAAIISDIVGAEDIGEKVGRILGVTEKSFP